One Eriocheir sinensis breed Jianghai 21 chromosome 32, ASM2467909v1, whole genome shotgun sequence genomic region harbors:
- the LOC127006423 gene encoding uncharacterized protein LOC127006423, producing the protein MVKEVSFVHSRSAEAASDEDNRHLQRLRANDLSYKDLPQGPAKLHQVTSFHSSGLPSPVPSTSISSSSPQHPAHAPFMLMVTSPHVPHGHALATAAKDTRFSCHQVQSSSVQSKGHVHTNCMSCEPLRMLPQDAQESGSRSCLQERGTPPCPHHSRENEVEMFNSLAKSFQSSTSQSSLESDSSPPTVSNFVPSLSSSPHSSLFYATSTSDTSRSVYSSSSGVQLSASRSFMSGSTAVESSSTPLRLPPPS; encoded by the exons ATGGTGAAGGAGGTGTCCTTCGTCCACAGCCGGTCGGCAGAGGCAGCCAG TGACGAGGACAACCGGCACCTACAGAGGCTCAGAGCAAACGACCTCAGTTATAAAG ATTTACCTCAAGGCCCAGCCAAGCTTCACCAAGTTACCAGCTTCCACAGCAGTGGTTTGCCGTCCCCGGTGCCCTCAACTTCCATTTCGTCGAGCAGTCCTCAGCATCCAGCTCATGCGCCGTTCATGCTGATGGTCACCTCACCGCATGTGCCCCATGGCCACGCACTAGCAACAGCTGCCAAAGACACAAGGTTTTCCTGTCATCAAGTACAGAGCTCCAGCGTTCAAAGCAAAGGTCACGTCCACACCAACTGTATGTCCTGTGAGCCGTTACGAATGTTGCCTCAGGACGCACAGGAATCTGGCTCCAGATCTTGCCTGCAAGAAAGAGGGAcgcctccttgtcctcatcactCCAGAGAAAATGAAGTGGAAATGTTTAATTCCTTAGCAAAATCATTTCAAAGCAGTACCTCTCAGTCTTCCCTCGAAAGTGACTCTTCGCCTCCAACCGTCTCGAACTTCGtaccctcactctcctcttccccgcACTCATCCCTATTTTACGCCACCTCGACGTCAGATACTTCTCGCTCGGTTTACTCATCTTCCTCTGGCGTTCAGTTGTCTGCTTCACGGTCCTTCATGTCGGGCAGCACCGCTGTCGAGTCCTCCAGCACACCCctacgcctccctcctccctcttag
- the LOC127006424 gene encoding insulin receptor-like, with the protein MFVDGINWNYKDGLDLSKFCREEFIIGCDKLTILDEQPLGYGHFGIVRRGDLRTEGGVRRVAVKTHSRDDDSNKEISRFLKEAEILQDIRCHHVVQLVGVVSDSDSLYVVMELMEERTSRIT; encoded by the exons ATGTTTGTGGACGGCATCAACTGGAATtacaaag ATGGGCTGGATCTCTCCAAGTTCTGCAGGGAGGAGTTCATTATAGGTTGCGACAAGCTGACCATCCTTGACGAGCAGCCGCTGGGGTATGGCCACTTCGGAATCGTGCGGCGGGGTGACCTGCGGACCGAGGGTGGCGTGAGGAGGGTCGCCGTCAAGACGCACAGCAGAGACGATGACTCGAACAAAGAGATCAGTCGGTTCCTGAAAGAGGCTGAGATCTTGCA GGACATCCGCTGCCACCACGTCGTGCAGCTGGTGGGCGTGGTCTCGGACTCCGACTCCCTCTACGTTGTGATGGAGTTGATGGAGGAGAGGACCTCAAGGATTACCTGA
- the LOC127006425 gene encoding insulin-like growth factor 1 receptor, with protein sequence MRAIVDYPPSVSLVVLDNLLQDLDPWTDSLTVEGDVFFQKNPRLCMRHIRRLTQKLNLSEAFVSPTNGQEMLCQQETLKVTVRSWQLYGQLAVFLNPSRTDLEPNATYFVSYREAPVNINVTFTRDSCHDDRLWTVVEVTLPEVLQEEPLVLLKGLSPATRYALYVSTISTRSAIVTATTSLFNLSQPTEVSWKSLGNSSLQVWWHPPPLPPDVAIHHYLVTVLLRPTPPPHSFWDPDRAPTSFSRSSEGRMWNTTRSGGDTKEACSAPPEPRFSCCSCRPPAQKTAPPTPTTHKPFEEELFHSISFIC encoded by the exons ATGAGGGCCATCGTGGATTATCCTCCGTCAGTTTCGCTGGTGGTGTTGGACAACCTGCTGCAGGATCTCGATCCCTGGACGGACAGCCTCACCGTGGAAGGTGACGTGTTTTTCCAGAAGAACCCGCGACTGTGCATGCGCCACATTCGCCGCCTGACACAAAAGTTGAACCTCTCCGAAGCATTTGTCTCCCCGACCAACGGACAAGAGATGCTGT GTCAGCAGGAGACTCTAAAGGTGACTGTCCGATCCTGGCAACTGTACGGGCAGCTCGCGGTGTTCCTGAATCCTTCACGCACCGACCTGGAACCCAACGCCACCTACTTCGTCAGTTACAGGGAGGCGCCAGTCAACATCAACGTCACCTTCACCCGCGACTCATGTCATGACGACCGCTT GTGGACGGTGGTAGAGGTGACACTGCCTGAGGTGCTGCAGGAGGAGCCGCTGGTGCTATTGAAAGGCCTGTCCCCTGCCACGCGCTACGCTCTCTACGTCAGCACCATCAGCACCCGGTCTGCTATCGTCACGGCCACCACCAGTCTCTTCA ACCTGAGCCAACCCACGGAGGTGTCGTGGAAGTCCCTCGGCAACAGTTCCCTTCAGGTGTGGTGGCACCCGCCGCCACTGCCGCCGGACGTGGCGATACACCACTACCTAGTGACGGTGCTGCTCCGTCCCACGCCCCCCCCACACTCTTTCTGGGACCCGGACCGCG CCCCCACGAGCTTCAGCCGCTCCTCTGAGGGACGAATGTGGAACACCACTCGCAGCGGAGGCGACACGAAGGAGGCGTGTTCAGCCCCCCCGGAGCCACGCTTTAGCTGCTGCAGTTGCAGGCCACCCGCCCAGAAGAcagcccctcccacccccaccacccacaaACCCTTCGAGGAGGAGCTCTTTCACAGCATCAGCTTCATCTGTTAG